A genome region from Hymenobacter tibetensis includes the following:
- a CDS encoding T9SS type B sorting domain-containing protein, which translates to MPKSILLFCLLFILAPSSILQAQNGRDVWYFGTRASLKFTPGEPDPAPIAFSSMNTFEACASIADDDGNLLFYSDAESIWQKNHNLMPNGFPLGGNSSASQGALIVRGVGSTRDYYLFTLDSKENNLRNGFRYSLIDMRLENGLGAVTKRGVPIPLPEAVLPTEHLTAIPQDNGRDYWIIVHGFNNNKFYAFALTADGLSSTPVVSSVGPTFSAATTAQTGVLRGSPDGRRLAVTMLLGGVQLFDFNPSTGEVSNGLALITPSDGGTLKQSRCVGVEFSPDGSLLYTHEGASVLQFDVFSNSAETIRASRRELGILDENYVGDFLRGPNGKIYIAVFNAPGLRILENCNSIRNAYLVPGTNSLYLFARSQYGLPDYIANPILEPSVVQDEFQITGEPSCAGSPSLFSSYVRGTKRVLRNVTWTFSPDATVYTGSQIAPVFLQPGTRELQATAEFTDGSRMVQTRQVTIPPSATVRLRTETQTGTLLCGESGILLTAAASTEGTFSWADGATTQPTRRVSEPGTYRVTFKSAGGCTVTDSVVVSQPLTACDLPNIITPNGDNENQRFVMKAFQPSNWSVAIFNRWGKQVYYQVSYQNDWQADGQPAGIYYYMLRHKNTHEELKGWVEVVR; encoded by the coding sequence ATGCCTAAATCTATCCTACTTTTCTGCTTGCTCTTCATTCTGGCACCTAGCTCCATTCTGCAAGCACAAAATGGGCGTGACGTTTGGTATTTCGGTACCCGTGCATCATTGAAATTCACGCCTGGAGAGCCGGATCCTGCTCCAATAGCATTTAGCTCAATGAATACGTTTGAGGCTTGTGCCTCAATAGCTGATGATGACGGAAATCTTCTGTTTTATTCAGACGCTGAAAGTATTTGGCAGAAAAACCATAATCTAATGCCCAACGGCTTCCCCTTAGGGGGTAATTCCTCTGCTAGCCAAGGAGCGCTAATAGTGCGTGGCGTTGGCTCTACTCGGGATTACTATCTCTTTACGTTGGATTCCAAAGAAAACAATTTGCGTAATGGCTTTCGCTATTCGCTGATTGATATGCGGTTGGAGAACGGTTTGGGTGCTGTCACGAAGAGAGGCGTTCCTATACCCCTGCCAGAAGCGGTATTGCCAACCGAACACTTAACTGCTATTCCTCAAGACAATGGGCGCGATTACTGGATTATAGTGCACGGGTTTAATAACAATAAATTTTATGCGTTTGCTTTGACAGCTGATGGCTTATCATCAACCCCAGTTGTTAGCTCTGTAGGGCCTACATTTTCTGCTGCTACTACTGCTCAAACAGGAGTACTTCGCGGTTCTCCTGATGGCCGTCGGCTAGCAGTTACAATGCTTTTAGGTGGCGTACAACTTTTTGATTTCAATCCATCCACAGGCGAAGTGAGTAATGGGCTTGCTCTAATTACACCCTCAGATGGTGGTACGCTCAAGCAGAGTCGTTGTGTTGGGGTAGAATTCTCACCAGATGGCAGTTTGCTTTATACGCACGAGGGGGCCTCTGTTTTACAATTTGATGTTTTTTCCAACTCTGCTGAAACGATTCGGGCTTCCCGACGCGAACTAGGAATATTGGATGAGAATTATGTCGGTGATTTTCTGCGGGGTCCTAACGGAAAAATTTATATCGCCGTTTTCAACGCTCCCGGACTCAGAATATTAGAGAATTGTAATAGCATACGAAACGCTTACCTAGTACCTGGAACGAATTCGTTGTATTTATTCGCTAGGTCTCAATATGGATTGCCTGACTACATAGCCAACCCGATTTTAGAACCCAGTGTAGTGCAAGACGAATTTCAGATCACGGGAGAGCCTAGTTGCGCTGGCAGCCCTTCGCTGTTTAGCAGCTATGTACGTGGTACCAAACGCGTATTGCGAAATGTAACTTGGACGTTTTCACCTGATGCAACTGTATATACAGGGTCGCAAATTGCTCCAGTCTTTTTGCAGCCTGGAACACGTGAACTGCAAGCAACAGCCGAGTTTACTGATGGCAGCCGCATGGTGCAAACCCGACAAGTGACCATACCACCGAGCGCAACTGTACGGCTTCGAACTGAGACGCAAACGGGAACTTTGCTTTGTGGTGAGTCGGGTATTTTGCTTACTGCAGCAGCTAGCACAGAAGGCACGTTCAGTTGGGCCGATGGGGCCACTACGCAACCTACACGCCGGGTTAGCGAGCCGGGCACCTACCGCGTAACTTTTAAATCAGCCGGCGGCTGTACCGTCACCGATTCAGTTGTGGTGTCACAACCTCTAACAGCCTGCGATTTACCTAACATCATTACACCCAACGGAGACAATGAAAATCAACGCTTTGTAATGAAAGCTTTTCAGCCCAGCAACTGGTCTGTTGCAATATTCAATCGATGGGGTAAGCAAGTATATTATCAAGTCTCTTACCAAAATGACTGGCAGGCGGACGGCCAACCAGCCGGCATCTATTATTACATGTTACGCCACAAGAACACGCACGAGGAGCTGAAGGGCTGGGTTGAGGTTGTACGATAA
- a CDS encoding YebC/PmpR family DNA-binding transcriptional regulator: MGRAFEFRKGRKMKRWDRMSKDFTRIGREIVMAVKEGGTNPDANSRLRTAMQNAKGVNMPKDRVESAIKRASSKEEKDYQEVVYEGYAPHGVAVVIETATDNPTRTVANVRMYFNRGNGALGTAGSSDYTFTRKGVFRLAAEGLDLDELELELIDAGAEDVYADQEEDEQGNVKDFIVVETTFHDFGQMQKALEEKNLNVVSAQLQRVPNTTVHLEGDQLEEVMNLIEKFEEDDDVQAVYHTLG; the protein is encoded by the coding sequence ATGGGACGCGCATTTGAATTCCGGAAAGGCCGCAAAATGAAGCGCTGGGACCGGATGTCCAAGGACTTCACCCGTATCGGCCGGGAAATTGTAATGGCCGTGAAAGAAGGCGGCACGAATCCGGACGCTAACTCCCGCCTGCGTACGGCGATGCAGAACGCCAAAGGCGTGAACATGCCCAAAGACCGGGTGGAATCCGCTATTAAGCGGGCCAGCAGCAAGGAAGAGAAGGACTACCAGGAAGTGGTATATGAAGGCTATGCACCCCACGGTGTGGCCGTGGTAATTGAAACCGCCACCGACAACCCGACCCGCACCGTAGCCAACGTGCGCATGTACTTCAACCGCGGCAACGGCGCCCTCGGTACCGCCGGCTCCTCGGACTATACCTTCACCCGCAAAGGCGTGTTCCGCCTCGCCGCCGAAGGCCTCGACCTCGACGAGCTAGAACTGGAACTGATTGACGCCGGCGCCGAAGACGTGTACGCCGACCAGGAAGAAGACGAGCAAGGCAACGTGAAGGACTTTATTGTGGTGGAAACCACTTTCCATGACTTCGGCCAGATGCAGAAGGCGTTGGAAGAAAAGAACCTGAACGTGGTATCGGCCCAGCTCCAGCGCGTGCCTAACACTACCGTCCACCTCGAAGGCGACCAGCTGGAAGAGGTAATGAACCTCATCGAGAAATTCGAAGAGGACGACGACGTACAGGCCGTGTACCACACGCTGGGCTAA
- a CDS encoding MBL fold metallo-hydrolase → MKQVAAGVHQLTIQRFVNLYFVETSTPSEWVLVDTGLPGSEKAIIAAADALFYPGTRPAAIILTHGHLDHSGSALALAEHWKVPVLAHPLELPFLTARAVYPPADPTVDNGGSLAFVSRFFPPQSFQLSSVVQAIPADSDTAPFLPDWRLLHVPGHAPGQIALFREKDATLLGADAFATTNHESVPSVLLQLPKVSVAGAPFNYNWQQVRESVQKLAALRPAAIGCGHGPAIQGVEATNGLQQLANFFPMPAHGRYVNDPARLDENGVAYIPPAPEDSFPQRITLAIMGVGLLAGVALLMQRRRQHRKEGYPTTEYVSARRFTAGPKYNV, encoded by the coding sequence ATGAAACAAGTAGCTGCTGGCGTGCACCAGCTCACCATCCAACGGTTTGTTAACCTTTACTTTGTGGAAACCAGTACCCCTAGCGAGTGGGTGCTAGTGGATACCGGGCTGCCTGGTTCCGAAAAAGCTATTATTGCCGCGGCCGATGCGCTTTTTTATCCTGGCACGCGCCCGGCAGCTATTATTCTAACGCATGGGCACTTAGACCATTCCGGTTCGGCGTTGGCACTGGCCGAGCATTGGAAGGTGCCTGTGCTGGCGCATCCGCTGGAGTTGCCCTTCCTCACGGCCCGCGCCGTGTATCCGCCCGCCGACCCCACCGTGGACAACGGAGGTTCGCTGGCCTTTGTGTCTCGTTTCTTTCCTCCGCAGTCGTTTCAGCTAAGCAGCGTTGTGCAGGCTATTCCAGCTGATTCCGATACCGCTCCCTTCCTCCCCGATTGGCGTTTGCTGCATGTACCCGGCCACGCGCCCGGACAAATAGCGCTGTTTCGGGAGAAAGACGCCACGTTGCTAGGGGCTGATGCCTTTGCTACCACCAACCACGAGTCGGTGCCATCGGTGCTGCTGCAACTCCCGAAAGTGAGTGTGGCCGGCGCCCCGTTCAACTACAACTGGCAGCAGGTACGCGAGTCGGTGCAGAAGCTAGCGGCATTGCGGCCGGCGGCTATCGGCTGCGGCCATGGCCCTGCCATTCAAGGCGTTGAGGCTACCAACGGCCTCCAGCAGCTTGCCAACTTCTTCCCAATGCCGGCGCACGGCCGCTACGTCAATGACCCAGCCCGGCTCGATGAAAACGGTGTGGCCTACATTCCTCCGGCCCCGGAAGACTCTTTCCCGCAGCGCATCACCTTGGCTATTATGGGGGTAGGATTGCTGGCAGGAGTTGCCTTACTGATGCAGCGCCGCCGGCAGCACCGGAAGGAAGGGTATCCCACCACCGAGTACGTTTCGGCCCGACGCTTCACAGCAGGCCCGAAGTACAACGTGTAG
- a CDS encoding copper resistance protein NlpE, which produces MANASGINQFLATPDPRQRTSFFATYTYLTYAILDKGSGPTPIAARGVGGTLTLNPNGTYQKHLILTANGSTIPFDQTGRFTFSGNKISFFYTDKKGESRTDQGSFLLRNRLLTLTIQGFPAGNYSTYTLQAQ; this is translated from the coding sequence GTGGCCAATGCTAGCGGAATCAACCAGTTCCTTGCTACACCTGACCCTAGGCAGAGAACCTCGTTTTTTGCCACCTATACGTATCTAACGTACGCTATATTAGATAAAGGTAGCGGCCCTACACCCATAGCGGCACGCGGCGTTGGTGGTACTCTCACGCTCAACCCCAATGGCACTTACCAGAAGCACCTAATCTTAACTGCCAACGGCAGTACCATACCTTTCGACCAAACCGGCCGCTTCACCTTCTCCGGCAACAAAATCAGCTTTTTCTACACTGATAAGAAAGGGGAATCTCGCACCGATCAAGGGTCTTTTCTACTGCGTAACAGACTGTTGACTCTCACCATTCAGGGATTTCCAGCAGGTAACTATAGCACTTACACGCTCCAAGCCCAGTGA